Proteins from a genomic interval of Quercus lobata isolate SW786 chromosome 11, ValleyOak3.0 Primary Assembly, whole genome shotgun sequence:
- the LOC115968192 gene encoding protein PELPK2-like, translated as MAFSKYCFLLSMIIMLSLDVCLAARYLLDTPAAPPPALGLPTIPSLPKATLPPLPSVPTLPTTTLPPLPTLPTQPTLPKSTLPPLPSTQVPTLPTMPTVPKVTLPPLPATPLPTIPTTIPSIPNIPTTIPTIPFFSPPPSN; from the coding sequence ATGGCTTTTTCCAAGTATTGTTTCCTTCTCTCTATGATCATCATGCTGTCACTCGACGTGTGCCTAGCAGCTCGCTATCTTTTGGACACACCAGCTGCTCCACCTCCAGCATTGGGATTGCCTACAATCCCATCTTTGCCCAAGGCTACATTGCCTCCTCTACCATCAGTGCCAACACTACCAACTACCACATTGCCACCATTGCCAACACTGCCAACTCAACCAACTCTTCCAAAGTCCACATTGCCGCCATTGCCAAGCACCCAAGTTCCGACGCTGCCAACCATGCCCACAGTTCCCAAGGTTACGCTGCCTCCTCTGCCAGCTACTCCATTGCCCACCATTCCAACCACAATCCCTTCAATTCCCAACATTCCAACCACAATTCCAACAATTCCTTTCTTCTCCCCACCCCCATCAAATTGA
- the LOC115968193 gene encoding protein TIC 21, chloroplastic gives MQTLLLPSTAVAAGPSSSTSHIPSRRPIPARHVSNFTLSLPRTSNSKPLSSSKTHRSLSFPWPSYAAPAHRGPKLSFTVRASQISTPNDDTEKAKLTQVAKRLENTSRSFKRYGTMGFWGQLVCTVVAAVILSFSVVITGKVSSPATFYATAGGIAAAFISVFWSFGYIRLSDKLRRTANDPSKAPPRADVVKSLKNGIVVNLLGLGAAILGMQATVGLLVAKALTSSANPYYQGIAPGYSPVLALDVFLVQASANTILSHFLGLVFSLELLRSVTLPPSESIPVPRVA, from the exons ATGCAAACGCTTCTGTTGCCATCGACGGCGGTGGCAGCGGGACCCTCATCCTCTACTTCTCACATCCCCTCTCGTCGACCAATCCCAGCCCGCCACGTCTCCAATTTCACTCTCTCCCTTCCTCGTACTAGTAACTCTAAACCCCTCTCTTCCTCTAAAACCCACCGATCCCTTAGTTTTCCTTGGCCCTCTTACGCTGCTCCCGCCCACAGAGGACCCAAGCTCTCCTTCACTGTTAGGGCTTCTCAAATTTCCACACCCAACGATGACACTGAGAAGGCAAAGCTCACCCAG GTGGCGAAAAGATTAGAGAACACTTCGAGGAGTTTCAAGAGGTATGGTACCATGGGGTTTTGGGGACAGCTTGTATGCACTGTTGTGGCTGCTGTGATTCTTTCGTTTTCAGTTGTTATTACTGGGAAGGTCTCATCGCCCGCTACTTTTTATGCTACTGCTGGTGGTATTGCAGCAGCGTTCATTTCGGTGTTTTGGTCATTTGGGTATATTCGGCTTTCAGATAAGCTTCGACGAACTGCCAATGATCCTTCAAAG GCTCCTCCACGTGCTGATGTTGTGAAAAGCTTAAAAAATGGCATAGTAGTAAACCTACTTGGACTGGGTGCTGCCATTCTTGGCATGCAAGCTACAGTGGGATTGCTGGTTGCCAAGGCTCTTACTTCCTCTGCGAATCCTTACTACCAGGGAATCGCTCCTGGATACAGTCCTGTTCTCGCTTTGGATGTATTCTTGGTGCAG GCATCAGCAAACACCATCCTTTCTCATTTCCTGGGGCTTGTTTTCTCATTAGAGTTGTTGCGATCAGTGACATTACCACCTTCAGAAAGTATTCCTGTTCCTAGGGTTGCATAA